In Ipomoea triloba cultivar NCNSP0323 chromosome 15, ASM357664v1, one genomic interval encodes:
- the LOC116006345 gene encoding PHD finger protein ALFIN-LIKE 1-like encodes MGRTVEEIFKDFSARRSGILRALTYDVDEFYGLCDPEKENLCLYGHQNETWEVNIPAEEVPPELPEPVLGINFARDGMNRRDWLSLVAIHSDCWLLSVAFYFGAHLTQNDRRHLFNLINDLPTIFEAVLEKNPVKDKSNADSGNKSRGSTKRTSEGQAKNSSKLANKSREKDEEEHGETLCGSCGGNYNADEFWIGCDVCERWFHGKCVKMTPAKAEIIQQYKCPSCCLKRGRP; translated from the exons ATGGGTCGAACCGTTGAGGAGATCTTCAAGGATTTCAGCGCCCGTCGCTCCGGGATTCTCCGGGCATTAACCTACG ATGTGGATGAGTTCTACGGTCTGTGCGATCCAG AGAAGGAGAATTTGTGCTTGTACGGACATCAAAATGAAACCTGGGAAGTGAACATTCCGGCAGAGGAAGTTCCACCGGAGCTTCCAGAGCCTGTTCTTGGGATAAACTTTGCCAGGGATGGCATGAACCGCAGAGATTGGCTTTCACTTGTTGCTATCCACAGTGATTGTTGGTTGCTATCTGTTGCATTCTACTTTGGAGCCCATCTCACCCAAAACGACAG GAGACATCTATTTAACTTAATAAATGATCTGCCTACCATATTTGAGGCTGTGCTGGAAAAAAATCCGGTGAAAGACAAGTCTAATGCGGATAGTGGAAACAAATCTCGAGGAAGCACAAAG AGAACTAGTGAAGGGCAGGCCAAAAACTCGTCGAAGCTGGCAAATAAAAGTCGcgaaaaagatgaagaagaacacGGCGAAACGCTATGTGGGAGCTGCGGAGGAAACTACAACGCCGATGAGTTCTGGATTGGGTGCGACGTCTGCGAGAGATGGTTTCACGGGAAATGTGTGAAGATGACGCCGGCAAAAGCTGAGATTATACAGCAATACAAGTGCCCTTCTTGCTGCTTGAAACGGGGAAGACCCTAG
- the LOC116006628 gene encoding rhodanese-like domain-containing protein 10 — translation MAAVVLNQLQPTTLKHSKQPQPQPQRLAAVRVNATSGNAQQLIQSGTVRPIPPKDAGTAVDSEGYILLDIRPEWERVKARVSGSRHIPLFVKDPDNSPLGLLKKWVHFGYIGLWTGQNMTMINPEFLTQVETQIPDKDSKILVACGEGLRSMMAVSKLHKSGYANLAWLAGGFKSADDSHFPAVEGPEKLQYATVGGASYYFLQLLILLRAVGKND, via the exons ATGGCGGCAGTTGTACTGAACCAGCTTCAACCAACCACTCTCAAGCATTCCAAGCAACCGCAACCGCAACCGCAACGGTTGGCAGCCGTGAGAGTGAACGCAACTTCCGGCAACGCCCAGCAGCTTATACAGTCCGGAACCGTACGCCCAATTCCGCCCAAAGATGCCGGCACGGCCGTGGATTCCGAAGGCTACATCTTGCTGGATATCCGGCCCGAATGGGAAAGAGTCAAGGCCCGAGTTTCGGGCTCTCGCCACATTCCGTTGTTCGTCAAGGACCCGGATAATAGCCCCTTGGGTCTGCTCAAGAAATGGGTGCATTTCGGTTATATTGGGCTGTGGACGGGCCAGAATATGACCATGATCAACCCCGAGTTTTTAACGCAAGTAGAGACACAGATTCCTGACAAGGATTCCAAGATCCTCGTAGCTTGTGGTGAAGGATTGAG GTCTATGATGGCTGTTTCAaaattgcacaaaagtggaTACGCAAACCTGGCATGGCTGGCCGGAGGGTTTAAATCCGCCGACGATAGCCATTTTCCGGCGGTCGAAGGGCCGGAGAAGTTGCAGTATGCCACGGTCGGAGGTGCATCGTATTACTTCCTTCAATTGCTTATTTTACTTCGAGCTGTGGGGAAGAATGATTGA
- the LOC116006627 gene encoding phosphoinositide phospholipase C 2-like has translation MSKQTYRICCFSRKFKLRDAEPPDEIKALFGRFSENGMMSAEHLHKFLKEVQGEESVSKEEAESAMEAALKSLEHLHVFHHSKGLNLESFFRYLFSETNSPLPPANKVHHDMNAPLSHYYIYTSHNTYLTGNQLNSDCSDVPIIKALERGVRVIELDMWPNSSKDNVDILHGGTLTTPVELIKCLKSIREHAFISSEYPVIITLEDHLTPDLQAKVAEMVSQTFGDILFAPGSECLTEFPSPESLKRKIIISTKPPVEYQESKSLKDKDNSNSHSTKSASEENAWGKEISDLSHKFKALYENNKEDAADHECAEDDDSHHSNHGVPPNAAPEYKRLIAIQGGKTKGKVEQWINADPDKVRRVSLSEEKLESIVLTHGKEIIRFTQRNMLRIYPKGIRFDSSNYNPLIGWIHGAQMVAFNMQGYGRPLWLMQGMFRANGGCGYVKKPELLLNPNDVHDPKNLLPVKTTLKVKVYMGEGWHLDFKRTHFDFHSPPDFYVKIGIAGVPADSTMKKTKAIEDNWIPTWDEEFEFPLTVPELALVRIEVHEYDMSEIDDFGGQTCLPVSELRTGVRAVTLHDQKGQKYPSVKLLMSFDFVK, from the exons atgtcaaagcAAACTTACAGAATCTGCTGTTTCTCGAGAAAGTTCAAGCTGAGAGATGCTGAGCCACCAGATGAGATCAAGGCCCTGTTTGGCAGATTCTCGGAGAACGGAATGATGAGTGCGGAGCATCTGCACAAGTTCCTGAAGGAAGTTCAGGGAGAAGAAAGTGTTTCTAAGGAAGAAGCTGAGTCTGCAATGGAGGCTGCACTCAAGTCCCTTGAGCATCTCCATGTGTTTCATCACAGCAAAGGGCTTAATCTCGAATCGTTCTTTCGATACCTTTTCAGTGAGACAAACTCTCCTCTTCCCCCTGCTAATAAG GTGCATCATGATATGAATGCTCCATTGTCACATTATTACATATACACTAGCCACAATACCTACCTAACTGGGAACCAGCTCAATAGCGACTGCAGCGACGTGCCAATTATAAAAGCTCTGGAGCGCGGTGTTAGGGTGATTGAACTCGATATGTGGCCTAATTCCTCCAAGGACAATGTTGATATTCTTCATGGAGG GACACTTACAACTCCAGTGGAGCTCATCAAGTGCTTGAAATCAATCCGGGAGCATGCTTTCATATCGTCTGAATATCCAGTTATTATTACTCTAGAAGATCACCTCACTCCAGATCTTCAGGCTAAAGTTGCAGAG ATGGTCTCTCAAACGTTCGGGGACATTCTGTTTGCTCCTGGATCAGAATGTTTGACAGAATTTCCTTCCCCGGAATCATTGAAgcgaaaaataataatttcaacaaAACCACCTGTAGAATATCAGGAAAGTAAGTCTCTGAAAGACAAAGATAACAGTAATTCCCACAGCACAAAAAGTGCTTCAGAGGAAAATGCATGGGGAAAGGAAATTTCAGACCTATCACATAAATTCAAAGCCCTATATGAG AATAACAAAGAGGATGCTGCAGATCATGAGTGTGCAGAAGACGACGATTCCCATCATTCAAATCATGGTGTGCCGCCAAATGCTGCACCCGAATACAAGCGTTTGATTGCAATCCAGGGCGGGAAAACTAAGGGTAAAGTCGAGCAGTGGATAAATGCAGATCCTGATAAGGTACGACGTGTTAGCTTAAGCGAAGAAAAGCTTGAAAGTATTGTCCTGACACATGGCAAAGAAATTATCAG GTTCACCCAGAGAAATATGCTGAGAATATATCCAAAGGGCATACGTTTCGATTCTTCAAACTACAACCCCTTAATTGGATGGATCCATGGAGCTCAGATGGTTGCATTTAACATGcag GGATATGGTAGGCCACTTTGGTTGATGCAAGGAATGTTCAGAGCAAATGGAGGGTGTGGTTATGTGAAAAAACCAGAACTTTTACTAAATCCTAATGATGTCCATGATCCTAAAAACCTCTTACCTGTGAAAACAACATTAAAG GTGAAAGTATACATGGGAGAAGGGTGGCATCTGGATTTTAAACGAACACATTTCGACTTTCATTCTCCCCCAGACTTCTATGTTAAG ATTGGAATTGCAGGAGTTCCAGCAGATTCAACAATGAAGAAAACAAAGGCAATTGAGGATAACTGGATTCCAACATGGGACGAGGAATTCGAGTTCCCTCTCACTGTTCCTGAACTTGCATTGGTTCGAATTGAAGTTCACGAATATGATATGTCTGAGATTGATGATTTTGGAGGCCAGACTTGTCTGCCTGTTTCTGAGCTGAGAACCGGTGTTCGCGCTGTAACACTCCATGATCAAAAGGGGCAGAAGTATCCCTCTGTCAAACTACTCATGTCTTTTGATTTTgtcaaataa